In a genomic window of Drosophila takahashii strain IR98-3 E-12201 chromosome 3L, DtakHiC1v2, whole genome shotgun sequence:
- the Plp gene encoding rootletin isoform X5 — MNLYTLYDWITSLLRPPSASVSYKAIEAAGLEELPATSSSATATAAAATSTAATSRATGAAATCVEVEFIPTLNFIFEKPTSSSEQRSPENSEHVAAGVCDKEPADDCDSDNDSTHTYIISRSSWTEVTSSSTPYAVTSTDTAELLRRQNNLSLTEEDQSVSSFSIEPPTSSMTIDMAEQQTTTTTTTSSADVVATTTTATTTTTTSSSIEEEIEEAIEISEVEEQLDSPLESLSEAAAFARPKDEQSSAKSLSSNPDEFRIDDAQLSGGQLAQHFLVVDEDESEEGSELPAGSKVEVSRSSDDDDFDISLPLEQRKPVHSLHEDNESVEVDNSLSNQSTTDDVSELVEEPVLEREDKTEGSEAISASAPPETHVDESQITEEQDHSMEEIVATNESIEVTYEAEETVNTSQKQDLITDLDEEQEDQVEEIIRPSSTMEILKLPPLQEPQIVDRKSATALTTLRLKPEALEPLELTILEMSEDDDDEDDEESSLQLMKLRLMAMNHPAITDNAPKLSPTEAEQTQVTSSSNNAELKQMERVPLTEFSKDVLEDITEESERLLSMSTTIEEEQDPPSLSLDESKTLQHAGAIKAAGSSSSLVSLNMLQQLEAKVQELHTQLETKDNCLASLNLQLEAARRESSAGPASARDSSSLMTNSTEYRTLQDELGAPTLDIYMEMSRRDEMIAKLTDSLQQSLNVREKLQADSDRMGGEVQNLRRQLQETIEAVKRSSVVWPDQECNPGQRLSEISMDLISESDDDLDRHFLTDNEERGSRSSRERQFPSEELQAINPEWTPAFSKQIEQFHTYLVPTEQRIFLMVQRKFDDYLNQQMALCRDQGAQELKIARDQWESEKQSSEQIQQAAHAKQMEELRKYFEHKCADLEKQFSDDVFSHKSQHQAGDSSSECSEMDQLPEEAAAAVSSKEPSPRKRKRAELLLSPSHRQMTPCGLDSLGETTGQAGKDNSVDISDLKIFYQTHIKELKRAHEDQVRKLSDRIKFYERRQGDDDYKNLLSENTVDDQHWPKELILLREKFTAKSQLEITQLNIKHADEMSRMKLEYEKQLNRKNKRHSTFDATRDLEQVICERDGLRELSKSFRSVLCRLAKCVANCEEDLNATLSEEVQRLLFHSRSQDAGADDLEVTLSGSLNNTKQMLRVPDVHSLLEVVEDPSLVQFIDSKSNEEPSEDFDLNDCLERLKSEASYLLHLSEDLNKQRPHDESAEHLDEPEKQEHELCCEAEDGLKTQQQVLSKFLRTNSLNDQQMGVASQRKNSNPEAGKTHTSLPPDLQQHAGNASELSFQLVQLKNRLIKSEADRQNLQQQLSHTIDRNAELGQELQALRDQLSQLNSLNHTDYNEGYGLGPMKSLQEQGLDQSSASFLALQERARHLLSSSPVKEQPSRDQANSTVTLLQMIEDFCREGDKVVECGKKDREDLQSQIDTADKQLKDTRRFLEDQAAEREQERDEFQREIERLKAQLRDKEKEHSSYANASEEYAQLEGQFREVNHQLSESNAKRDKFEVELKASIDKIFVLREIISELETQVQTKALNEQVLGEKAKQLEEYVSLQMRDNDALQQEVHSLKTDIGEGYQSRIRLLEEKLQQGRPTAEQGTVLAQVAEKLRDIETTLDQKTKLLESLHNSNTASNSGSLSVTEDVSIHGSKAPTATGSPSHPSLTVEGVQRVTEKLDRHTRVEEAAIKRIRDLEMQVHQMRAGCVELQHERDSLQGRMDEQTQRISTLQNRLEEQRQRAEQLHRAGTSDLNTRVHELQGEVQNLSEQLAARDKQMATQRQQLQRSKEEIMRLEAEVTVRTQPDRSVVDKLQAEVQQKAAEIGKLKDKIRTEMINRLAIPDLMETMLADKNDEIDHLRDQLEAKEKELQAAHQDGSLISSPAGAGGKQEGSGGKLSARTLSDIGSITEFPEPDVERRAAMRSLNAPLQTSDGAGVFLHQTMETSKEAVANLTHKRTDDLSGFIAPYPINTFEHPHYFQALGVTAQSSDGLTPGLVPRHINFSNLTEDSKLKTPSLLMRTPEMPRPLSPPEVQQLRLKLSNLETEKQRQQSELENKVQELQKQLEQEKEKLSRQDKNLQSHEESEVKYRLRIESLESKILETAAQEAADRENLRKELNCVSAAHEQCGDAAAARKRELEVLNSEVKIKADQLQAALRRCADLELQVLTLERELERLKNSENSSKQYSVDEIAQQVEKELNYSAQLDSNILKAIESEEENNLDKKQQKGVQTEEEASPGTGNGTDDENFTGERELLNQLEALRAQLAVEREQCEAMSKELLGEKQHSQDIQEQDVVIIEAMRKRLETALDAEDELHKQLDQERERCERLQTQLTSLQRAESRRNSSLLLKSPGDSPRKSPRADFESELGDRLRSEIKLLAAQNERERERSADAQRSSERERQRYEKELQERVAYCERLKQEMEKLSRDKDSAESELEHFNERLTLQASEIESLEARLVTLQEAETRRANTRTRQHQENVKLQAEIHELKSKLLTAEAARDCLDQKVTQLRFDVSRSGQREAKLAEALAQANDRLAHSTDDNVPAQFLQKMKEINTLLAENTQENRQMAETVQFLVAERIALQKKCEELGGSGNTNVTELEERCRQLIGRYLRVESHRKALVYQKRYLKLTLEGYQASEQLALQNLRGGAAQPPQRNIKKKFKTVALAIIAIQRIKYIGRIWHTGKRIVSKSVFTITQQRSPGLNLNVAPPQSPLPGPNSNPPTNNNNLTGRLSYAPLSPPMVNFSTVQPIMLPSDFTLQAPTSSLQSTIANNNGENSLPSLARLDWPTMQKPKRAHARHH, encoded by the exons ATGAATCTGTACACTCTATACGATTGG ATCACATCATTGCTCCGTCCGCCCAGCGCGAGTGTTAGCTACAAGGCGATCGAAGCGGCGGGACTCGAAGAGTTGccagcaacatcatcatcggcaacagcaacagcagcagcagcaacatccacagcagcaacatcgcgcGCCACTGGAGCGGCAGCAACTTGTGTGGAAGTTGAGTTCATACCCAcgctaaattttatatttgagAAGCCGACTTCGTCGAGTGAGCAACGATCTCCGGAGAATTCGGAACATGTGGCCGCTGGTGTGTGCGATAAGGAACCCGCCGATGATTGCGACTCCGACAATGACTCCACGCACACTTACATAATCTCGAGGAGCAGCTGGACGGAGGTCACGTCGAGTAGCACACCATATGCAGTTACCTCCACGGATACCGCCGAACTATTGAGGCGACAGAACAATCTCAGTCTCACCGAGGAGGATCAGTCGGTGTCGTCGTTTAGCATTGAGCCACCCACCAGTTCCATGACCATTGACATGGCCGAGCAgcagacaacaacaacgaccaCAACAAGTAGTGCCGATGTtgtggcaacaacaaccacagcaaCGACAACAACCACAACTAGTAGTAGCATTGAGGAGGAGATCGAAGAGGCCATCGAGATCAGTGAGGTGGAGGAGCAACTGGATTCCCCACTGGAATCCCTCTCGGAGGCGGCTGCCTTTGCCCGGCCAAAGGATGAGCAATcaagtgccaaaagtttaaGCAGCAATCCGGATGAGTTTCGTATCGATGATGCCCAGCTGTCCGGTGGTCAATTGGCCCAACATTTCCTGGTCGTCGATGAGGATGAGAGCGAGGAGGGTTCGGAGCTACCAGCTGGCTCCAAAGTGGAAGTGAGTCGCTCCTCTGATGACGATGATTTCGACATTAGTTTGCCATTGGAGCAGAGGAAACCTGTGCACTCCCTGCACGAGGATAACGAATCGGTAGAAGTGGATAACAGTTTGAGTAACCAAAGCACCACGGATGATGTCTCCGAATTGGTTGAGGAACCAGTTCTGGAAAGGGAAGATAAAACAGAGGGTAGTGAGGCTATCAGTGCCAGTGCTCCCCCAGAAACCCATGTAGATGAAAGCCAAATAACAGAGGAACAGGATCATTCGATGGAGGAAATAGTCGCCACCAATGAATCAATCGAAGTGACGTACGAAGCTGAGGAAACAGTGAATACTTCTCAGAAGCAGGACCTCATCACGGATTTGGATGAGGAACAGGAGGATCAGGTGGAAGAAATTATTAGGCCCTCGTCCACAATGGAAATCCTGAAGCTACCTCCTCTCCAGGAACCTCAAATCGTAGATCGTAAATCAGCAACAGCACTTACTACTTTGCGTTTGAAACCAGAGGCACTGGAACCTTTAGAGCTAACCATACTGGAAATGTCCgaagatgacgatgatgaagaTGATGAGGAGAGTTCCCTGCAACTGATGAAGCTGCGATTGATGGCCATGAATCATCCAGCGATTACGGATAATGCGCCGAAACTTTCGCCCACGGAAGCGGAGCAAACACAAGTAACCAGCAGCTCAAACAATGCAGAACTCAAGCAAATGGAGCGAGTGCCGCTCACCGAGTTCTCCAAGGATGTTCTGGAGGATATCACCGAGGAAAGCGAGAGACTACTCTCCATGAGCACAACTATCGAAGAGGAACAGGATCCACCTTCCCTGTCGCTAGATGAGTCGAAAACTCTGCAGCACGCGGGTGCAATAAAGGCTGCTGGCAGTAGTTCCAGTTTGGTGAGCCTGAACATGCTCCAGCAACTGGAGGCCAAAGTACAGGAACTGCATACCCAACTGGAGACCAAGGACAACTGCCTGGCCTCGCTGAACTTGCAACTTGAGGCGGCACGAAGGGAATCCAGTGCGGGTCCAGCTTCGGCCAGGGATTCCAGTTCGCTGATGACCAACTCCACGGAATATCGCACTCTGCAGGATGAACTGGGAGCACCT ACTTTGGACATTTATATGGAGATGTCGCGGAGGGACGAGATGATTGCCAAACTTACCGACTCTCTGCAACAATCGCTGAATGTGCGTGAGAAGCTGCAGGCGGATTCCGATCGTATGGGTGGTGAAGTTCAGAATTTACGCCGGCAACTTCAGGAAACAATTGAGGCAGTGAAACGTTCGAGTGTCGTTTGGCCGGATCAGGAATGCAATCCCGGCCAGCGTCTCTCCGAGATATCTATGGATTTAATAAGCGAAAGCGATGATGATTTGGATCGTCATTTTCTCACCGACAACGAGGAGCGTGGATCGCGCAGCTCCAGGGAGAGACAATTTCCTAGCGAAGAATTGCAGGCGATAAATCCCGAGTGGACACCGGCATTTAGCAAGCAAATCGAGCAATTCCACACGTACTTGGTGCCAACGGAGCAACGCATCTTCCTGATGGTTCAGCGGAAGTTCGATGACTATTTGAACCAGCAGATGGCCTTGTGCCGGGATCAGGGCGCCCAGGAGCTCAAGATTGCCCGCGATCAGTGGGAGAGCGAGAAGCAGAGCAGCGAACAGATCCAGCAGGCCGCCCATGCCAAGCAAATGGAGGAGCTGCGCAAGTACTTCGAGCACAAGTGCGCCGATCTGGAGAAGCAGTTCTCGGACGATGTCTTCTCGCACAAGTCGCAGCACCAGGCTGGGGACAGCTCTTCGGAGTGCTCTGAGATGGATCAGCTGCCCGAGGAGGCGGCAGCCGCTGTGTCCTCCAAGGAACCCTCCCCACGCAAACGAAAGAGAGCTGAGCTGCTTCTCAGTCCGAGTCACAGGCAGATGACTCCTTGTGGACTGGACTCCCTGGGGGAGACCACTGGACAAGCTGGCAAAGAT AATTCTGTGGATATATCCGACCTGAAGATATTTTACCAAACGCATATTAAGGAGTTGAAACGCGCTCATGAAGACCAGGTTCGCAAGCTGAGTGATCGCATAAAGTTCTATGAACGCCGACAGGGTGACGATGACTATAAG aATTTGTTGTCGGAAAACACAGTGGACGATCAGCATTGGCCCAAGGAGCTGATCTTGCTGCGCGAGAAGTTTACGGCCAAGAGTCAACTGGAGATCACTCAGCTGAATATTAAACATGCCGACGAG ATGTCGCGCATGAAACTGGAATACGAAAAGCAGCTGAATCGGAAGAACAAGCGCCACTCGACCTTCGATGCGACCCGTGACCTGGAGCAGGTGATCTGCGAGCGGGATGGCTTGAGGGAACTGTCCAAGAGTTTCCGCAGCGTGCTCTGCCGGCTGGCCAAGTGTGTGGCGAACTGTGAGGAGGATCTGAATGCCACACTCTCGGAGGAAGTGCAACGCCTGCTGTTCCACAGTCGCAGTCAGGATGCGGGTGCGGATGACCTGGAGGTGACGCTCAGTGGCTCCCTAAACAACACAAAGCAAATGCTCCGAGTGCCGGATGTGCACAGTCTGCTGGAAGTTGTGGAGGATCCCAGTTTGGTGCAGTTCATCGACAGCAAGAGCAACGAAGAGCCAAGCGAGGACTTTGATTTGAATGATTGCCTGGAGCGCCTAAAGTCGGAGGCTTCCTACCTGTTGCATTTGTCAGAGGATCTGAACAAACAGCGACCGCATGACGAGTCCGCGGAGCACTTGGACGAGCCGGAAAAGCAGGAGCATGAACTCTGCTGCGAGGCGGAGGATGGTCTGAAGACGCAGCAACAAGTTTTGTCCAAATTCCTGCGCACAAATTCCCTGAATGACCAGCAAATGGGCGTGGCCAGTCAGCGGAAGAACAGCAATCCGGAGGCGGGAAAAACACATACCTCCTTGCCTCCGGATCTTCAGCAGCATGCGGGAAATGCCTCGGAGCTATCCTTCCAGCTGGTGCAGCTCAAGAATCGCCTGATCAAGTCGGAGGCTGATCGACAGAatctgcaacagcaactgaGTCACACTATTGATCGCAATGCGGAACTGGGCCAGGAGCTGCAGGCCCTCAGGGATCAGCTATCCCAACTGAATTCCCTTAACCACACGGACTACAACGAGGGCTATGGTTTGGGGCCAATGAAGAGCCTGCAGGAGCAGGGATTAGATCAGTCATCGGCCAGCTTCCTTGCCCTTCAGGAGCGGGCGCGTCATTTGCTCTCATCTTCGCCGGTCAAGGAGCAGCCTTCAAGGGATCAGGCGAACTCCACAGTTACCCTGCTGCAAATGATCGAGGACTTTTGTCGCGAGGGCGACAAGGTGGTGGAGTGTGGCAAAAAGGACCGCGAGGATCTGCAATCTCAG atCGATACCGCTGACAAGCAGCTAAAGGACACCAGGCGATTCCTGGAGGATCAGGCCGCCGAGCGCGAACAAGAGCGCGATGAATTCCAGCGCGAAATCGAGCGGCTGAAGGCTCAGTTGCGCGACAAAGAGAAGGAGCACAGCTCCTATGCCAATGCCTCCGAGGAG TATGCACAACTGGAAGGACAGTTTCGAGAGGTTAATCATCAGCTCAGCGAGTCGAATGCCAAGCGGGACAAATTCGAGGTGGAGCTGAAGGCGTCGATTGACAAGATCTTTGTGCTGCGCGAGATCATCTCGGAACTGGAGACCCAAGTCCAAACCAAGGCTCTGAATGAACAAGTTCTGGGCGAGAAGGCCAAGCAGTTGGAGGAGTATGTGAGCTTGCAGATGAGGGATAACGATGCCCTGCAGCAGGAGGTGCACAGCCTGAAAACGGACATTGGGGAGGGCTATCAATCCCGCATCCGCCTGCTGGAGGAGAAGCTGCAGCAGGGTAGACCAACCGCCGAACAAGGTACGGTTTTGGCTCAAGTGGCGGAAAAGCTGCGAGACATCGAGACGACGTTGGATCAGAAGACCAAGCTGCTGGAATCCCTGCACAACTCCAACACAGCCTCCAATTCGGGCAGCCTAAGTGTGACCGAAGATGTCTCCATTCATGGCAGTAAGGCTCCCACGGCAACGGGTTCGCCCTCGCATCCATCGCTCACCGTGGAAGGCGTTCAGCGGGTCACCGAGAAGCTGGACCGGCACACTCGCGTCGAGGAGGCGGCCATCAAACGGATTCGCGACCTGGAGATGCAGGTCCATCAAATGCGAGCCGGCTGTGTG GAACTCCAACATGAACGCGACTCCCTGCAGGGTCGCATGGATGAGCAGACCCAGCGGATATCCACACTGCAAAATCGCCTGGAGGAGCAGCGCCAACGGGCGGAGCAACTGCATCGGGCTGGCACCTCCGATTTGAATACCCGGGTGCATGAACTCCAGGGTGAAGTTCAGAACTTAAGCGAACAGTTGGCGGCGCGGGACAAGCAGATGGCCACCCAGCGGCAGCAGTTGCAGAGGAGCAAGGAGGAGATAATGCGACTGGAGGCCGAAGTCACAGTTCGCACCCAACCGGATCGCAGTGTGGTGGACAAGCTGCAGGCCGAAGTGCAGCAGAAGGCTGCAGAGATCGGAAAGCTAAAGGATAAGATACGCACTGAGATGATCAATCGACTGGCCATTCCGGATTTAATGGAGACCATGCTGGCGGACAAGAACGATGAGATAGATCACCTGCGCGATCAACTGGAGGCGAAGGAGAAGGAACTGCAGGCAGCTCATCAGGATGGCAGCCTGATTTCATCGCCGGCAGGAGCGGGGGGCAAGCAGGAAGGTAGCGGTGGCAAGTTGAGTGCCCGTACGCTCAGCGATATCGGATCGATTACCGAGTTCCCCGAACCGGATGTGGAACGTCGAGCAGCCATGCGCAGCCTCAATGCTCCCCTGCAGACGAGCGATGGTGCGGGCGTCTTCCTGCACCAGACCATG GAAACCTCCAAAGAGGCGGTGGCCAATTTAACGCACAAGCGCACCGACGATCTAAGCGGCTTCATTGCCCCCTATCCTATCAACACCTTCGAGCATCCTCACTACTTCCAGGCCCTGGGAGTCACGGCCCAGAGCAGCGATGGCCTCACACCTGGCCTGGTTCCGCGTCACATCAACTTCTCCAACCTAACAGAGGATTCGAAACTCAAGACGCCCAGTTTGCTGATGCGTACACCGGAAATGCCACGACCACTAAGCCCACCGGAAGTCCAGCAGTTGCGACTAAAGCTTTCCAATTTGGAAACGGAAAAGCAGCGACAGCAGAGTGAATTGGAGAACAAAGTGCAGGAGCTGCAGAAGCAACTGGagcaggagaaggagaagctgAGTCGTCAGGACAAGAATCTGCAAAGCCACGAAGAAAGTGAAGTAAAGTACAGGCTTCGCATTGAATCCCTCGAGTCCAAGATCCTGGAAACAGCTGCCCAGGAGGCTGCCGATCGAGAGAATCTCCGCAAGGAACTGAATTGCGTTAGTGCTGCCCATGAACAGTGCGGAGATGCGGCAGCTGCTCGTAAACGGGAGCTGGAAGTCCTCAATAGCGAAGTCAAGATTAAGGCTGATCAGCTACAAGCTGCTCTACGACGTTGCGCGGATCTGGAGCTGCAGGTTCTCACCCTGGAGCGGGAATTGGAGCGCCTGAAGAACAGCGAAAACAGTTCGAAGCAGTATTCGGTGGACGAAATAGCCCAGCAGGTGGAAAAGGAACTAAACTACTCCGCCCAGCTGGATTCCAACATCCTGAAAGCCATCGAAAGCGAGGAGGAGAACAATCTGGACAAGAAGCAGCAGAAGGGTGTGCaaacggaggaggaggctTCGCCAGGAACTGGCAATGGAACCGACGATGAGAACTTCACTGGCGAACGGGAGCTGCTCAATCAATTGGAAGCGCTACGTGCGCAGTTAGCCGTGGAACGGGAACAATGCGAGGCAATGAGCAAGGAGCTTCTGGGCGAGAAGCAGCACTCGCAGGACATTCAAGAGCAGGATGTCGTGATTATAGAAGCCATGAGAAAGCGACTGGAGACGGCTCTCGATGCGGAGGATGAGCTGCACAAGCAGTTGGATCAGGAACGGGAACGCTGCGAGCGTCTGCAAACGCAGTTGACTTCCCTGCAGCGAGCGGAAAGTCGCCGAAATAGTTCTCTGCTGCTCAAGTCACCTGGCGACTCGCCGAGAAAATCGCCACGAGCTGATTTCGAATCCGAACTGGGAGATCGTCTGCGCAGCGAAATTAAACTTTTGGCCGCCCAGAATGAAAGGGAACGGGAGCGGTCGGCGGATGCTCAGCGTAGCAGTGAGCGGGAACGTCAACGTTATGAAAAGGAGCTGCAGGAGCGGGTGGCCTATTGCGAACGTCTCAAGCAGGAAATGGAGAAGTTGTCCCGCGACAAGGATTCCGCTGAATCGGAGTTGGAGCACTTTAACGAACGTCTCACCCTGCAGGCCAGCGAGATTGAGAGCTTGGAGGCTAGACTAGTCACTCTCCAGGAGGCCGAGACTCGCCGAGCCAACACACGCACCCGCCAGCACCAGGAGAATGTGAAATTGCAGGCCGAGATCCATGAACTCAAGTCCAAGCTGTTAACCGCAGAGGCTGCTAGAGATTGCCTGGATCAAAAGGTCACGCAACTCCGTTTCGATGTGAGTCGTTCTGGTCAGCGGGAGGCCAAACTGGCTGAAGCCTTGGCTCAGGCCAACGATCGACTGGCCCACAGCACCGATGACAATGTGCCGGCACAGTTTCTGCAGAAGATGAAGGAGATCAACACGCTGCTGGCGGAGAATACCCAGGAGAACCGGCAGATGGCCGAGACCGTTCAGTTTTTGGTGGCCGAACGCATTGCCCTGCAAAAGAAGTGCGAGGAACTCGGAGGCTCTGGTAACACCAATGTCACCGAGCTGGAGGAACGCTGCCGGCAGCTAATCGGTCGCTATTTGCGTGTGGAGTCGCATCGCAAGGCGCTGGTCTACCAGAAGAGATATCTGAAGCTAACCCTGGAGGGCTACCAGGCCAGCGAGCAGTTGGCCCTGCAGAATCTGCGAGGCGGAGCTGCACAGCCCCCTCAGAGAAATATCAAAAAGAAGTTCAA GACTGTGGCCCTGGCTATCATTGCCATCCAGCGAATAAAATACATTGGACGCATTTGGCATACGGGCAAGCGGATTGTCAGCAAATCGGTCTTCACAATAACCCAGCAGAG AAGCCCGGGACTTAACCTGAATGTGGCGCCGCCACAGTCGCCACTGCCTGGGCCCAACTCGAATCCACCCACCAATAACAACAACCTCACGGGCCGTCTTAGCTATGCGCCCCTCTCACCGCCGATGGTCAACTTCAGCACCGTGCAGCCAATAATGCTGCCATCGGATTTTACCCTCCAAGCGCCAACATCTTCGTTGCAGAGCACCATCGCCAATAACAATGGTGAGAACAGCTTGCCCTCGCTGGCGAGACTGGACTGGCCGACAATGCAGAAACCGAAAAGAGCGCATGCGCGGCATCATTAA